TGCTGGTCGCTCATACCAGAACGTGAGGGATTCTCCGTCTCTGGTGAATGTAAAGGGACGGTTTCTCCAGAGTTCGAGCTCTACGAAGTCCTCGCGGACGAGTTCTGATAATTGCTTGAAACTGGGGGTGTATCTGAGTTCGCGCAAGGCGGAGACCAATGCGAGGATACACCAGTATTCGTACAGCGTAGATGCTCGGCGGGTGCCAAGTGCGCTAAGTAGTTCCTGGCTAGAGAATGCTAACTGTTGATGTCCAAACGCTCGATGCCAGCGGGCGACCCGTATATAATCGGGGTGTTGGCGAATGCTGGGCGTGATGTGGGGAACACGGCCTCTCGATGCCAGATCCCGGGGAATGCCTGGCAGTTTTCGTCGAGTGCGCTGAAGAAAAAGAGCACGCTCGCGAGCAGTGTCGGCCATACGTTGACTGTTTTCGTGAAGCCGCTGGGCCTCCTGAACAGCTGGGTGAGGCTGATTCGCGTTTCGAGAACTGAAAACAGGGACGTCCTTGTAGCGCTCTCGAATTTCGTTCGCACTCCTCATTGTCGCTTCTGCTCGTCGGCGGATGTGATTGAGCGTAGCGGTCAGTCGTTCGGTCGTCAGGGCGACCATTTGGTTTTCGTAGATGTTTGCGCTTCGGATCGGGTTTGGCAAGTCCTCGGTATCTAGTTGGGGGGTCTGGGGAGGAGAAGGTCGGAATTCGGAACGCGGTGACCGAGTGATTCGGCCAAGGCTTGCACTGAAATCCTTCCATTCTTCTTCCATTTGAGCCATTGCGGTGGCAGGTGAGAATTTGCGTGAGCGCTGCGCGAGTCCGCCCACGTGGGGGTTTTCAGGGCTCAGCCAGTCATTGACAAGCGCATCTGCTACCCGGCGCACGTCTTCGAATAGATGTGCCCACTGTTCTCGATTTAATCGACTCGGAACAATGCAGACGAAGAAGTCTTGAGTTGATTGGCTTGAGCCCGGAATTGAGACGCGAAGATGTAGCCAGCCATATGCGACTTTTCCTGCATGTTCGAATGGCCGCCAGATGAAATGGGCTCTGCCTGCATCAATTTGTTGGAGTTCGCCTGTGCATTCTATGTCCTGATCTTTTAGTAGGTGCGCATTGTGGCCGACGAACTGAAGTTGGATTCCTTCGTTTTCGGGTACCTCGAATGTCTTGATGCCGGGCCTGAGCGGTGTCCAGAGTGCATCACTGTCCTTCTTTACTTGGAGGAACAGTTCGCTCATGTTTGTTAGGTCCAGAAGCTGGCGAATTGCTCGAACTCAAGCTGATCGAGCATTCGCTGCAGGCGCTTGGTTGAACGGTGGAGTTGGTGTTTATTTAGTAGGTGGGCAAGTTCCTTTAGCATTTCGTTTAGGCGCACGTCGCCCCGGATTTTAGGGAGGATTCGTTGCAGGATTTGAAGGTCGATTGCATCCTTGCGTCCGATGGTGCCCTTTAGCCGTTCGGCGTAATGTACGAAAAGAGTAATGTCTTGGATGATGCGATGGCCGATGGGGATACACATCCGCGTCTGCCGCAGGCTGTCGGATTGTTCATTGGCAGTGCCGGAAGGAATGGGTTCTCGCCGGGCCATGACTTCCCAAATCTCGCGGAGTTCAATGGGCACCGCTAGGAGGTCATCTGCTTCTTGCCATTCGCGGAGTTTCTCGAGTGTGATGTGAAATCGTGGAATGCGACGCGCGCGTTTGCGAACAGAGGAGACATGTGGGCTGGGCGCTTGTGCTTCCACTTCAATAACGTTTACACGGTCTACAACCTTGTCGCTGAGGATCTGTGTGCTCTCATCTACATTGATTGTGCCGTAGATGCGAAGTAGAGGCAGATTGTTGCCCATCGGGAGTTGGAGCGGAACTCCGCCCCTATCGTCTTCGTGGATCCAGAGCTGACCATCGCTTTCCATGGCGGAAAGAAGTTGCGCGAAGTAATACTCCACATGGGCCAGATTCATCTCGTCTAAGAGGACGTGGAAGAGTCGGTCCGACGGGGCATTCTGTAGTAGTCGG
The sequence above is drawn from the Corallococcus sp. NCRR genome and encodes:
- a CDS encoding nuclease domain-containing protein, with product MSELFLQVKKDSDALWTPLRPGIKTFEVPENEGIQLQFVGHNAHLLKDQDIECTGELQQIDAGRAHFIWRPFEHAGKVAYGWLHLRVSIPGSSQSTQDFFVCIVPSRLNREQWAHLFEDVRRVADALVNDWLSPENPHVGGLAQRSRKFSPATAMAQMEEEWKDFSASLGRITRSPRSEFRPSPPQTPQLDTEDLPNPIRSANIYENQMVALTTERLTATLNHIRRRAEATMRSANEIRERYKDVPVFSSRNANQPHPAVQEAQRLHENSQRMADTARERALFLQRTRRKLPGIPRDLASRGRVPHITPSIRQHPDYIRVARWHRAFGHQQLAFSSQELLSALGTRRASTLYEYWCILALVSALRELRYTPSFKQLSELVREDFVELELWRNRPFTFTRDGESLTFWYERPAHSHPKYLKVPKANAWKREIPGHAPDTPPGLYSRQGPREPDFWFELRRGNRLAVAVGDAIFSEGVDTIADKPAEDIRKKMGKVSEYAQDLVLIDSGKACFPSPHGVVVYCGHFESLDLIEEINSAGHILLPLRPLTTAPQDSPQSALPLDTRSIRTLDAFLRDLRASMESPKEDSE
- a CDS encoding AAA family ATPase encodes the protein MKVRPFVVLAGPSGVGKSALAQLMFEAFGGSLDGQDALRLAVEANWTDSRFLFGRRDAQGFHPTRFYRLLQNAPSDRLFHVLLDEMNLAHVEYYFAQLLSAMESDGQLWIHEDDRGGVPLQLPMGNNLPLLRIYGTINVDESTQILSDKVVDRVNVIEVEAQAPSPHVSSVRKRARRIPRFHITLEKLREWQEADDLLAVPIELREIWEVMARREPIPSGTANEQSDSLRQTRMCIPIGHRIIQDITLFVHYAERLKGTIGRKDAIDLQILQRILPKIRGDVRLNEMLKELAHLLNKHQLHRSTKRLQRMLDQLEFEQFASFWT